In Macadamia integrifolia cultivar HAES 741 unplaced genomic scaffold, SCU_Mint_v3 scaffold188, whole genome shotgun sequence, the genomic stretch TCTCGAAACCCTTTTCAAGAACAGGTTGTCCAGAGAAGAAGCTCCCGTGAAAATGTACCTTACTCTTCAGAAATTAATTGATACCCATTTGATTCTATTACTCTCAGTTCTTCTGTTCTTATTGGGTtgcaatttctctttttttacttCTGCCTTTGCAAATTTTCAAGACAGATTGATGTAAGTTTTTTCTATTTAACTGATCTTCTGGTTTATGGGGATTGGCAGTTGGACAGATTCATTCCAAACCGTTCGGCAATGGATTTCGACTTCGCTCGTTACATGTTGACAGATGGTAGAATCGAGAAAGAACCCACGGGATTGATCTCTCCATCAAGAGAAGCTTATAGGAAGCAATTAAAGGAGATCTTCAATATGAACAGAACTCGGATTCTTGCATTCAAGAACAAGCCACCTTCCCCAGTTAAAGGGCTTTTATCAGAATCCATCTCATCTGTTCAACAATCGAAACCTGTAAAGCCGAGGAGACATATTTCCCAAGTGAGTTCTATTTTATGTTCTTTGTTTTGTTCTCATGTTGCCTTTCCTTCGATGTAATATTCTTATTATGCCTTTGCTGATTACAGTCTTCAGAGAGAACATTAGATGCCCCTGAACTTGTAGATGATTACTACTTGAATCTGCTTGACTGGGGTAGTGCCAATGTCCTGGCGATTGCCCTTGGGAACACTGTCTACTTATGGAATGCTTCTGATGGATCTACATCTGAACTGGTTACAATTGATGACGAGAATGGTCCTGTCACCAGTGTCCGCTGGGCTCCCGATGGAAGACACATTGCTGTTGGCTTGAACAATTCTGAGATACAGTTATGGGATTCTTCCTCAGATCGACAGGTACGGGATTTCTCTTAGGGTGGTTATTTTGGGTTCTTCTTCATTATTGTAGGAGTGTTGTTCGGTTAAATGCCTGACTTACTCTTTACCTCTATTACAGTTGAGAACGTTGCGAGGAGGGCACCTGTCTCGTGTGGGATCTCTTGATTGGAACAATCACATTCTGACCACCGGAGGAATGGATGGTCTTATTATCAACAATGATGTACGAGT encodes the following:
- the LOC122065103 gene encoding cell division cycle 20.1, cofactor of APC complex-like translates to MDAGSFAPSNKSQSRNPFQEQVVQRRSSRENLDRFIPNRSAMDFDFARYMLTDGRIEKEPTGLISPSREAYRKQLKEIFNMNRTRILAFKNKPPSPVKGLLSESISSVQQSKPVKPRRHISQSSERTLDAPELVDDYYLNLLDWGSANVLAIALGNTVYLWNASDGSTSELVTIDDENGPVTSVRWAPDGRHIAVGLNNSEIQLWDSSSDRQLRTLRGGHLSRVGSLDWNNHILTTGGMDGLIINNDVRVRNQIVETYRGHHQEVCGLKWSASGQQLASGGNDNLLHIWDRGMASSNSPTQWLHRLEDHTAAVKALAWCPFQSNLLTSGGGGEDQCIKFWNTHTGACLNSVNTGSQVCSLLWSKNERELLSSHGFTQNQLTLWKYPSMVKLAELTGHTSRVLFMAQSPDGCTVASAAADETLRFWNVFGAPEAAKPAPKTNQEPFSNITRIR